A genomic window from Rhizobiaceae bacterium includes:
- a CDS encoding amidohydrolase family protein, with protein sequence MYDLDGIRVFDIHHHVGSLGAYFGDRSESTSFSDESIAQDCEARLRYMDKFGISQALLMPANGYAQAAGIADTKKHNDHTAKYRKLMPDRFPVAAGTVSALDGAQGLDEIDRCIDELGFQAMAWHHRFQGSVLDHPMMDAFLEKLQSKGVPAIIHIVTGSTLEAPWRLELLAERHREVTIIALDGFSCPNNAQWMSLIASRHENIIFDTGVLTSAGHSLEKFVKTAGAHRMLLGTDFYTKPKLFSFPFPLAEVLHSDFTHEEKEAILGGNARRLFGVS encoded by the coding sequence ATGTATGATCTGGATGGAATCAGGGTTTTTGACATTCATCACCATGTCGGCTCGCTGGGCGCCTATTTCGGCGACCGTTCGGAAAGCACCTCCTTTTCCGACGAGAGCATCGCGCAGGATTGCGAGGCCCGGCTGCGCTACATGGACAAGTTCGGCATTTCGCAGGCGCTGCTCATGCCGGCCAACGGCTATGCGCAGGCCGCCGGAATCGCCGACACGAAGAAGCACAACGATCATACGGCGAAATATCGCAAGCTGATGCCGGACCGCTTTCCCGTCGCCGCCGGCACCGTCAGCGCGCTCGATGGAGCGCAGGGGCTGGACGAGATCGACCGCTGCATCGACGAACTCGGGTTTCAGGCCATGGCCTGGCATCACCGCTTCCAGGGGTCGGTGCTCGACCATCCGATGATGGACGCCTTTCTGGAAAAGCTCCAGAGCAAGGGGGTTCCCGCGATCATCCATATCGTGACCGGCTCCACGCTGGAGGCGCCATGGCGTCTGGAACTGCTGGCGGAGCGCCACCGGGAGGTGACGATTATTGCGCTCGACGGCTTCTCCTGCCCCAACAATGCGCAGTGGATGTCGCTCATTGCGAGCAGGCATGAAAACATCATCTTCGATACCGGCGTGCTGACATCGGCAGGACATTCGCTTGAGAAATTCGTCAAGACCGCTGGTGCGCACCGCATGCTGCTCGGGACGGATTTTTATACGAAGCCGAAGCTTTTCAGCTTTCCGTTCCCGCTCGCCGAAGTCCTGCATTCGGATTTCACCCATGAGGAAAAGGAAGCGATCCTCGGCGGCAATGCCCGGCGCCTGTTCGGCGTGTCGTGA